The following coding sequences are from one Verrucomicrobiia bacterium window:
- a CDS encoding RHS repeat-associated core domain-containing protein: VYFTFYDGNGNVMGYVRGADGLLVAQYEYGPFGELLRATGPLSQTFNYLFSTKYHDWETGLYYYGHRYYNPTTGRWLSKDPVEERGGLNLYGFVHNDPVDFVDIFGLWKSRPWGPQHMDLTVNALNTALASIRDKPNASCKDKMAKILVEANEGQDSGDGYSDFARHFNHQYFKGETAQQAQQRSTASRNAYTTYLANEEISFYFIPECWERLKALGRLSHSWQDFYAHGIHTSRGFVDPMSGSPSNPGEFWPSSYNSWQGWDQGEHPNREEPVAVTSQRYSQAEAYTALRFRRMLDNWLASCKCLCQ, from the coding sequence GGTGTATTTTACGTTTTATGATGGGAATGGGAACGTGATGGGGTATGTGCGGGGGGCGGATGGCTTGTTGGTGGCGCAATACGAGTACGGCCCCTTTGGCGAACTCCTCCGCGCCACCGGCCCCCTCTCCCAGACCTTCAATTATCTCTTCTCCACCAAATACCACGACTGGGAAACCGGCCTCTACTACTACGGCCATCGCTACTACAATCCCACCACTGGGAGGTGGCTAAGCAAGGACCCGGTGGAGGAACGAGGTGGTCTGAATCTCTACGGCTTTGTCCATAACGATCCTGTTGATTTCGTTGATATCTTTGGACTTTGGAAGAGCAGACCCTGGGGGCCTCAGCACATGGACCTTACTGTAAACGCTCTCAACACAGCATTAGCTTCCATTCGGGATAAGCCCAACGCCAGTTGTAAGGACAAAATGGCGAAGATTCTCGTTGAAGCGAACGAAGGCCAGGACAGTGGAGATGGGTACAGTGACTTCGCCCGACATTTCAACCATCAATATTTCAAAGGAGAAACAGCACAACAGGCCCAGCAAAGGAGTACTGCTTCCCGTAATGCCTACACTACCTATTTGGCAAACGAGGAGATTAGCTTCTATTTCATTCCAGAATGCTGGGAGCGTCTGAAGGCGCTCGGCAGGCTCAGCCACAGTTGGCAAGACTTCTACGCTCACGGTATTCACACGTCTCGTGGTTTTGTGGACCCGATGAGCGGCTCTCCGTCCAATCCCGGAGAGTTTTGGCCTTCCAGCTACAATTCCTGGCAGGGGTGGGACCAGGGAGAGCATCCAAACCGCGAAGAGCCAGTGGCGGTCACGTCACAGCGGTATAGCCAGGCCGAGGCTTACACTGCACTTCGCTTTCGGAGAATGCTCGATAACTGGTTGGCATCATGCAAATGCCTATGCCAATGA
- a CDS encoding RHS repeat-associated core domain-containing protein encodes MQAWGTIGAFDATEEANTIPQNSSPLNDACNEGELLATVIHNGPNAGVYFPFYDGNGNVMGYVGGADGVLVAQYEYGPFGELLRATGPLSQTFNHLFSTKYHDWETGLLSYGHRYYNPSTGRWLSRDPIEEKGGLLLYAFINNNPVNGYDADGRVPQIVGGAIVGCAVNAGWSLFTSFLSGDNACQCTCKAFGSCGVGAIAGAIAAANPAWSKCMIGFASGVSSKFVGDACNKACGKADPGKPICSLISGIAQAIMGCAMPGSGDVSAVERTLMEIIVKVGGSDLKQFCKIVHP; translated from the coding sequence ATGCAAGCGTGGGGAACCATAGGCGCGTTTGATGCAACGGAGGAGGCAAATACCATCCCGCAGAATTCCTCACCTCTGAACGATGCTTGTAACGAGGGCGAGTTGTTGGCGACGGTGATTCATAACGGCCCCAATGCAGGGGTGTATTTTCCGTTTTATGATGGGAATGGGAACGTGATGGGGTATGTGGGGGGGGCGGATGGTGTGTTGGTGGCGCAATACGAGTACGGCCCCTTTGGCGAACTCCTCCGCGCCACCGGCCCCCTCTCCCAGACCTTCAACCATCTCTTCTCCACCAAATACCACGACTGGGAAACCGGCCTCCTCTCCTACGGCCACAGGTATTACAACCCTTCCACCGGAAGATGGCTAAGCAGAGACCCCATCGAAGAGAAAGGTGGACTCCTCCTCTATGCGTTCATCAACAACAACCCGGTGAACGGCTATGATGCCGACGGAAGAGTTCCACAAATAGTCGGCGGGGCAATCGTTGGCTGTGCGGTTAATGCCGGTTGGTCTTTGTTCACGAGCTTCTTGAGCGGTGACAATGCTTGCCAATGCACCTGCAAAGCGTTCGGGTCTTGTGGCGTAGGCGCGATTGCTGGAGCAATAGCGGCAGCCAATCCAGCTTGGTCGAAATGTATGATTGGCTTCGCATCAGGGGTGTCGTCAAAATTTGTTGGTGATGCCTGCAATAAAGCCTGTGGCAAGGCCGATCCTGGTAAGCCGATCTGCTCCCTTATTTCTGGGATTGCCCAAGCAATAATGGGATGTGCAATGCCAGGGAGCGGTGACGTATCGGCAGTTGAGCGAACGCTCATGGAAATCATCGTGAAGGTGGGTGGTTCAGACCTCAAGCAGTTCTGCAAAATTGTGCATCCGTGA
- a CDS encoding Gfo/Idh/MocA family oxidoreductase, whose translation MNRRHFLRTSASTTTLALTAAALSSSRLAVFAAGTDRLRVGLIGCGVRGIGAAMNCVDSSPGVEIAALGDIFPDRVQAAFKRLKDNNAGKDWSATAAWTKADRVTATPETCFSGFDAYQKVLAAGVDLVILAGPPHFRPAHLKAAIEAGKHVFMEKPVGVDPVGIRSIIASSDLAKQKGLAIVAGTQRRHHPPYIEVMRRVREGAIGEILAGECYWNGGCVRHYGFYHEPKPEWSGFETMLRNWYFYSWLSGDHIVEQHVHNLDVINWAMGATPVEALAVGGRQWRTEPQFGNIYDHFAVRYRYPNGAIVISMARQIDKTKPNVSELVIGTKGRASAGNITGANAFKYDGPSVNAYEQEHANLIASIRKGQPLNEGRTVAEATLTAIMGRMSAYSGQPVTWDFVLNESQLDLTPAEIKQNGYRLGPAPKVPPAPLGNEELV comes from the coding sequence ATGAACCGACGACATTTTTTGCGAACTTCGGCCTCCACCACCACCCTCGCCCTCACCGCCGCCGCCCTGAGCAGCAGCCGGTTGGCTGTTTTTGCCGCCGGCACCGACCGCCTCCGCGTCGGCCTGATCGGCTGCGGTGTCCGCGGCATCGGCGCGGCCATGAATTGCGTGGACTCCAGTCCCGGCGTCGAAATCGCCGCTCTCGGCGACATCTTCCCCGATCGTGTGCAGGCCGCCTTCAAACGCCTCAAAGACAACAACGCCGGCAAGGATTGGAGCGCGACCGCCGCCTGGACCAAGGCCGACCGTGTTACCGCCACGCCGGAAACCTGCTTCAGCGGTTTCGACGCCTATCAGAAAGTCCTCGCTGCCGGGGTGGACCTGGTCATTCTTGCCGGCCCGCCCCATTTCCGGCCCGCTCACCTGAAAGCCGCCATTGAGGCCGGCAAACACGTTTTCATGGAAAAACCCGTCGGCGTGGACCCTGTGGGCATCCGCTCCATCATCGCTTCCAGTGACCTGGCCAAACAGAAGGGCCTCGCCATCGTGGCCGGCACCCAGCGCCGCCATCATCCCCCCTACATCGAAGTCATGCGCCGCGTGCGCGAAGGCGCCATCGGCGAGATTCTGGCCGGCGAATGTTACTGGAACGGCGGCTGCGTCCGCCATTACGGTTTCTATCACGAACCCAAACCCGAATGGAGCGGTTTCGAAACCATGCTCCGCAACTGGTACTTCTACTCGTGGCTCTCGGGCGATCACATCGTCGAACAACACGTCCACAACCTCGACGTCATCAACTGGGCCATGGGCGCCACTCCCGTCGAGGCCCTTGCCGTGGGCGGCCGCCAGTGGCGCACGGAGCCTCAGTTTGGCAACATCTATGACCACTTTGCCGTCCGCTACCGCTATCCCAACGGCGCCATCGTCATCTCCATGGCCCGCCAGATAGACAAAACCAAGCCCAACGTGTCCGAGCTGGTCATCGGCACCAAAGGCCGGGCCAGCGCCGGCAACATCACTGGCGCCAACGCCTTCAAATATGACGGCCCGTCCGTCAACGCCTACGAACAGGAGCACGCCAATCTCATCGCCAGCATCCGCAAAGGCCAGCCCCTGAATGAAGGCCGCACCGTGGCCGAGGCCACCCTCACCGCCATCATGGGCCGCATGAGCGCCTATAGCGGCCAGCCGGTCACCTGGGACTTTGTCCTCAATGAATCCCAGCTCGATCTGACCCCCGCGGAAATCAAGCAAAACGGCTATCGCCTCGGCCCTGCCCCCAAGGTGCCTCCCGCCCCCTTGGGCAATGAGGAGCTGGTCTAG
- a CDS encoding 16S rRNA (uracil(1498)-N(3))-methyltransferase, giving the protein MHRFFLPTEACACRPLQLTGAEAHHAARVLRVRRGEQVTVLNGGGRLWHCQVAAITPDRVELAVLSEETAPPSPALITLFQALPKHKTWDALLAKAVELGVSRIVAVLTEHTVPHASSDRQERQRARWQQAAIEACKQCGQPWLPEILGPLPWEEALQRWPDCELHLAGLLSHRLARVRDHFIAFTQTHGRPPASVGIWIGPEGDFSPAEVEALRGRGACPINLGRLVLRVDTAALAALALVQDELLGP; this is encoded by the coding sequence ATGCACCGTTTTTTTCTGCCTACGGAAGCATGCGCCTGCCGCCCGTTGCAACTCACCGGCGCCGAGGCCCATCATGCCGCACGGGTGCTCCGCGTGCGTCGGGGGGAGCAGGTCACGGTGCTGAACGGTGGTGGCCGCCTGTGGCATTGTCAGGTGGCCGCCATCACTCCCGACCGCGTGGAGCTGGCGGTGTTGAGCGAGGAAACGGCGCCCCCTTCCCCCGCCCTGATCACCCTTTTCCAGGCCCTCCCCAAACATAAAACTTGGGATGCCCTGCTCGCCAAAGCCGTGGAGTTGGGCGTCTCACGTATCGTTGCCGTCCTCACGGAGCACACCGTCCCCCACGCTTCCAGCGACCGCCAGGAGCGCCAGCGCGCCCGCTGGCAGCAGGCGGCGATCGAGGCCTGCAAACAATGCGGCCAGCCCTGGCTGCCGGAAATCTTGGGACCGCTTCCTTGGGAGGAGGCCTTGCAACGATGGCCGGACTGCGAGCTGCATCTGGCCGGTTTGCTGAGCCACCGCCTCGCCCGCGTGCGCGATCACTTTATCGCCTTCACCCAAACGCACGGCCGCCCGCCTGCCTCCGTGGGAATTTGGATCGGCCCCGAGGGGGACTTCTCCCCCGCCGAAGTTGAGGCCTTGCGCGGGCGCGGCGCCTGCCCCATCAACCTGGGCCGCCTCGTGCTCCGCGTGGATACCGCCGCCCTCGCCGCCCTGGCTCTGGTACAGGACGAACTCCTTGGCCCCTAA
- the dnaJ gene encoding molecular chaperone DnaJ, translated as MAKRDYYEVLGVDKNASAEDIKKAYRKLAIKYHPDKNPGDKTAEEKFKELAEAYEVLSDPEKRAAYDQHGHAAFDPRARAASAAAGRGGWSGEFHDPFDIFSQVFGGSSIFEEMFGGGGRRESGRAQRGSDLRYDLEISLEEAARGCEKEIRLTRLEVCEHCDGSGGEPGAQRRACSTCGGHGQVIASHGIFSIRQTCPRCEGAGYVLDRPCRHCHGEGRREKPATIRIAIPAGVDTGVRLRSRGNGEAGVRGGPAGDLHVVVHVKPHPIFQREGDDLICEVPISFVQAALGGEIEVPTLSGKASIKIPAGTQPNTLFRLKGRGIKNLHGEGTGDLLVRIQVEVPTKLNAAQRAKLQEFAAMCGNDVNPISRSFFEKAKDFFR; from the coding sequence ATGGCCAAAAGGGATTATTACGAGGTCCTGGGGGTGGATAAAAACGCCTCGGCGGAGGACATTAAAAAGGCCTATCGCAAACTGGCGATTAAGTACCATCCGGATAAAAATCCCGGCGACAAAACCGCTGAGGAGAAATTCAAGGAGCTGGCCGAAGCGTATGAAGTCCTGAGCGACCCGGAAAAACGGGCCGCCTATGACCAGCATGGCCACGCCGCTTTCGATCCCCGGGCGCGCGCCGCCTCGGCCGCCGCCGGCCGCGGCGGATGGTCCGGCGAATTTCACGATCCCTTCGACATCTTCAGCCAGGTCTTCGGGGGCAGCAGCATCTTCGAGGAAATGTTTGGCGGCGGCGGCCGGCGCGAGAGCGGCCGCGCCCAACGCGGCTCCGACCTGCGTTACGACCTGGAAATCTCCCTCGAGGAGGCCGCCCGCGGTTGTGAAAAGGAAATCCGCCTCACCCGCCTGGAAGTCTGTGAACATTGCGACGGCTCCGGCGGCGAGCCGGGCGCGCAGCGCCGCGCCTGCTCCACCTGCGGCGGCCATGGCCAGGTCATTGCCTCCCACGGCATCTTCAGCATCCGCCAAACCTGCCCCCGCTGTGAAGGCGCAGGTTACGTTCTGGACCGCCCCTGCCGTCATTGCCACGGCGAAGGACGCCGTGAAAAACCTGCCACCATCCGCATCGCCATCCCCGCCGGTGTGGACACCGGCGTGCGCCTGCGCTCCCGCGGCAATGGCGAGGCCGGTGTGCGCGGCGGTCCGGCAGGCGATCTGCACGTGGTTGTGCACGTCAAACCGCATCCCATCTTTCAGCGCGAGGGCGACGATTTAATTTGCGAAGTGCCCATCAGCTTCGTCCAAGCCGCCCTTGGCGGTGAGATTGAAGTGCCCACCCTCTCCGGCAAGGCCAGTATCAAAATCCCCGCCGGCACCCAGCCCAACACCCTCTTCCGCCTCAAGGGCCGCGGCATCAAAAACCTGCATGGCGAAGGCACGGGCGATTTGCTTGTCCGCATCCAGGTGGAGGTGCCCACCAAACTTAACGCCGCCCAGCGGGCCAAACTCCAGGAGTTCGCCGCCATGTGCGGCAACGATGTCAACCCCATCAGCCGCAGCTTCTTCGAGAAGGCCAAAGACTTTTTCCGTTAA
- the grpE gene encoding nucleotide exchange factor GrpE: MEQEMHNQTPPEASPNPEAARQDQGPLPVEAPFEAEVLQGAALEELRQKAAKAEEYYDRLLRLAADFDNFKKRAARERQEAIKFANAGLLEKLLPVMDHFEMALAAIAQPANGNTAATQTLQAGITMVYQQLRQLLLEAGLEEIDALGKTFDPSLHEAVAQEATAEAPEGQVVKQLRKGYRLKERLLRPASVVVAVPPAPAASKA; encoded by the coding sequence ATGGAGCAAGAAATGCACAATCAGACGCCTCCCGAGGCCTCACCCAACCCGGAAGCGGCACGACAGGATCAGGGCCCCCTTCCGGTGGAGGCGCCGTTTGAGGCGGAAGTTCTTCAGGGCGCCGCCCTGGAGGAGCTGCGCCAGAAAGCCGCCAAAGCCGAAGAATATTACGACCGCCTCCTGCGCCTGGCAGCCGACTTTGACAATTTCAAAAAGCGCGCCGCCCGCGAGCGACAGGAAGCCATCAAATTCGCCAACGCCGGCCTGTTGGAAAAACTGCTGCCGGTCATGGACCATTTTGAAATGGCGCTGGCGGCCATCGCGCAACCGGCCAACGGCAACACCGCCGCCACCCAAACCTTGCAGGCGGGCATCACCATGGTCTATCAACAGTTGCGCCAGCTCCTGCTCGAGGCCGGGCTGGAGGAAATTGATGCGCTGGGCAAAACCTTCGATCCATCACTGCACGAAGCCGTGGCTCAAGAGGCCACCGCCGAAGCGCCGGAAGGCCAGGTCGTGAAACAACTGCGCAAAGGGTACCGCTTGAAAGAACGCCTGCTGCGCCCCGCCAGTGTTGTCGTCGCCGTGCCGCCGGCGCCTGCGGCATCCAAAGCCTGA
- a CDS encoding MoxR family ATPase, with the protein MNTEQHVLQFRQSFAALQAEIHKVIVGQRDIVELTLTAIFAGGHVLLEGVPGLGKTLLVRTLGEVLDLSFNRIQFTPDLMPADILGTNIVMETSGGRREFQFQRGPIFAHLILADEINRATPKTQSAMLEAMQEKSVTAGGEIRRLEEPFFVLATQNPIDQEGTYPLPEAQLDRFFFKILVGYPAAAELSEVLNRTTTGTENKVQKVLDREQLLGFQKLVRQVPVASHVQDYAVRLVLATHPKTASAHPLANQYLRFGSSPRGAQTLLLAGKVRALASGRFNVSFADLKAMALPALRHRLILNFEAEAEGITTDHILTKMLEDVPEMATAAAA; encoded by the coding sequence ATGAACACCGAGCAGCACGTTCTCCAATTTCGGCAATCCTTTGCGGCGTTGCAGGCGGAGATTCACAAGGTCATTGTGGGGCAGCGGGATATTGTAGAGCTGACGCTGACCGCCATTTTTGCCGGCGGCCATGTGTTGCTGGAGGGGGTGCCGGGGCTGGGCAAGACGTTGCTGGTGCGCACCCTGGGGGAGGTGCTGGACTTGTCCTTCAATCGCATCCAATTTACGCCGGATTTGATGCCGGCGGACATTCTGGGCACCAATATCGTCATGGAAACCAGCGGGGGACGGCGCGAGTTTCAATTTCAACGCGGGCCGATTTTCGCTCATTTGATCCTGGCGGACGAGATCAACCGGGCCACACCCAAGACGCAGTCGGCCATGCTCGAGGCCATGCAGGAGAAAAGCGTGACGGCGGGGGGGGAGATTCGGCGGCTGGAGGAGCCGTTTTTTGTGCTGGCCACGCAAAATCCGATTGATCAGGAGGGCACGTACCCGCTGCCGGAAGCCCAGTTGGACCGGTTTTTTTTTAAGATTTTGGTGGGTTATCCAGCGGCGGCCGAGCTGAGCGAGGTGCTGAATCGCACCACCACGGGCACGGAAAACAAGGTTCAAAAAGTCTTGGACCGGGAGCAGTTGCTGGGCTTCCAGAAGCTGGTGCGCCAGGTGCCGGTGGCCTCGCACGTGCAGGATTATGCGGTGCGCCTGGTGCTGGCCACCCATCCCAAGACGGCCAGCGCTCATCCGCTGGCCAATCAATATCTGCGCTTTGGCAGCAGTCCGCGGGGGGCGCAAACACTTCTGCTGGCCGGGAAGGTGCGGGCGTTGGCCAGCGGGCGGTTTAACGTCAGCTTTGCCGACCTGAAGGCGATGGCCCTGCCCGCGTTGCGGCACCGGCTGATACTAAATTTCGAAGCGGAGGCCGAGGGCATCACCACTGATCACATTCTCACCAAAATGTTGGAGGACGTGCCGGAAATGGCCACTGCGGCTGCGGCCTGA
- the erpA gene encoding iron-sulfur cluster insertion protein ErpA produces the protein MSTETQTTPVVTLTNSAARQVRSILDSEKENAGKALRVYVEAGGCSGLQYGMTFDEKRPDDLSAEFDGVAVVVDPFSASYLKGSVIDYSDELTGGGFKIKNPNAHSSCGCGKSFEA, from the coding sequence ATGAGCACAGAAACACAGACCACCCCCGTGGTGACCCTGACCAACAGTGCAGCCCGGCAGGTACGGAGCATCTTGGACAGTGAGAAGGAAAATGCCGGCAAGGCCCTGCGGGTTTATGTGGAAGCCGGTGGCTGCTCCGGCCTCCAGTACGGGATGACGTTTGATGAAAAACGACCGGACGACTTGAGTGCCGAATTTGACGGCGTCGCCGTGGTGGTGGACCCGTTCAGTGCCAGCTATTTGAAAGGCAGCGTGATTGATTACAGCGACGAGCTGACCGGCGGCGGATTCAAGATCAAGAATCCCAACGCCCACAGCTCCTGCGGCTGCGGCAAGAGTTTCGAGGCCTGA